The following nucleotide sequence is from Zea mays cultivar B73 chromosome 1, Zm-B73-REFERENCE-NAM-5.0, whole genome shotgun sequence.
aggccctcggacgaggcgtgaattcgtccgggactactgttcccgcccgaggccgggctcgggcgaggcgagatcgcgtcccatggtagacgaggtcttgacctaaaccgcgcccatcagtctttgcggtttgtgctgatggtggttaccagccgtgtttaggagtgttgggggtacccctaattacggtacccgacaagttGTATCATATGTTAATTAACATGGGTCATGAAATAAGACATATTCTAAATAGGAACCTAATTCATCTAGGTTATGACTTGGTTAGAGATCACCATGTAGTTGTTTCATATTTATAAGGAATTTAAAGTATCATATTTAACTAGGATTGAAAGTGTTGATTTAATACATAAACATGGGTAggtaaatatttatttttgaagACATGTTATATGGTAAAAATAAGTTTACTAAAgtgtagacaatattattacgcaactaacgcaacttgaacgaatCAACTCAGAGTTAAAATGGAGAATCTATAAATTATACAAGTTTTTGGATTTATTTTTCCTACTAAAATTATTTTCGGTTAAACTTCTGGTGTTCCTAGGACTATGACCATAATTTCTTGAAAGGACAGGGTTCAATCTGTAAGAAGAATGATCTATGCGTAGTGATCTTTATGTGagagtggatggcgggttgattgtgTTAGAATCTGGGGGGCTTTTCTGTAAAACGTGCACGGATGCAGCAGTCTGGACGCGCCATAACCGTCCGATCCATAATCCAGGGACCGGATTAGACCAAAGCCCCACGAACCGGTATGCCGTGAGGACCGTTGATTCCAGGATCTATGGACTGAAAGTCGTCAACCTATAATCCAAGTCGAGTCGCACAATCCCAATTCGGTGGCCTGTATTTTATTAAACTGGATCTAATCCTAACCGCTCATTTCTGATCTGTCGCACTGATTATATCACCCGAATTCTTACCCGATCCCCTAATCTGAGCCCTCCGTTGTTGACCCCATATTCCCACGATTCGCACCCATTCTATCCATCCGAGAGAAGACAACGGTCAGGGACGGCGACACAGTTAGCCCGCACGGCGGCGCATCGACGGCGCGCACCCCATTCCAACTTCGAGTGCCAAAATTGCTCCACAAATATGCTTTACCCGATGTTGAAGGTCACGCGAGTAACATGGACGAGTTCTTACCTAAAATCGTGGCGCAAAACCACAGGCCGACGACGGGAAGCGGCGGGAAGCCCTCCCCACGCGTTTCACTGCTCTGAGCGCCACACCCTGACCCCCTCCATGAAGCTCCGTCAGCAGTATGCGCCCAGGTGGATGCCGACGGTGGAGGCGAGCCTCCCTTATTTTTCCAACCCCCTTCTTCACTATTGTGTCACCGGCAATCGGATCATCTTGATGTGGACGAGGGAGGGTCGCGCCACGATCTATATATGGAGCTCGGTGCCTACCCCAACGATCCGCGGCATGCGTGCGATTCAGTTGAAATCCGCACGGTTGAGCTGGGGCACCGTGGGGAAGGGAAACTCTTCCAAGTGGGGCCCGCTTGCCAGTGGTAGCCAGAAGATATGGGCGTGCAGTGACTCACTGACAGGGTAGCCCCGTCAGTTGGTGCTGAGCACCAGGAGGGTGAGGCTGGCCGGTGGCCCCGGTGTGTCGGCGCCAGCCATAGGAACTGGGCTGGTGGCGGGGATAGCAATTGGGCCAAGGTAAGAGAATTGGCCCATGTAGTGGCaaatcttctcttttttcttaccCTCTTTTCTCCCAttttcaaattccaaactaaatttaAATTCATGTTTGAACTTCAAATTCCCAAATATTAAACACAATTCTCACTTAAGTAATACTTCTAATTCTTGTAATTTATTTATTTACTATTTATTCTCCTTCCCATTATTTAAATTCTAGCAATAGTAAATGATTTTAATAcaattttatttttcttttcttactTCTCCTTCTGTTTTCAAATCCTACTTTTCAaacataacttgtctcaaaaaaaTATTTGGAGTCCAAATGCAGATATACAAGAACTCCACCATGATATGCatatttctgtatttatttatttgttgtttAACCAATATAGTtccattaattgaatatgcacaaatAAAATAAAATCAAGTAATCTCCAACGGTTCCATAATCCTAAAACCctacacaataatatttatttatttatatcattattattatttttttctccgatacaaattttgggctctaCACATATGTTAGACACAGAAGTCATGGATGGTCCGCGAGaacgctaaaaatgcattttaccgaacctgtcaccttcgggttttctggtttttcaacgaccagacggtccgcacctaaggccggacggtccgagcttggtcccggacggtgctCTCTTCTCCTCCGGACAGTTCGCAGTGTAAACACTTGTTTTTGCATAGTTCCTGTTCGAGGCTCACCTAGGTGTCGCGGACGTCCCCcggaaggcccggacggtccgcgcacaggTGATTTTTCTAAAAAGCTatggtatttcggacagtcgacttagattTCATATAAATGGACTTATGCACCTGAGGAATgatcaactagacaaactagttagtaagatttgtgatggtcgtcaagcactaaaatcgattatagaaaatggttaaggcCATTTCAATTTCATTTGGCTAAGTGATACTCAACGAGTTTTTACCCATTACCATCTTTAGTCTTCCATTTTCTAACCGCAAATATATCCCCACAATGGTAAATGTCTAGGTTTCTGTTAACTTGTTGGAGCCGTATATATCGCAAAGATGGAACTCCCACAAACATATGTATGTATATTCTTCAGATCAAAAGGTTAGAACATGTACAAGGGAAGTATATTCTTTGGATTAAAAGGTTAGAACAAGTACAAGGGAGAGGACAAGGTGACGAGCGACAGTGCCGGTTAGGGTTGGACAAAATACTTGTGGCTCGTGAGCTCGCTCGACTCATGTCAActcggctcgactcgactcgtttCAATTTTTTCATGAGCTGAGCTAACATCTCAGCTCGGGTACAAGAGAATTATATTCTTCGGATTAAAAGGTTAGAACAGGTACAAGGGAGAGCATGAGGCGACGGGCGACAATGTCGGTTAGGGCTAgacaaaatactcgtggctcgtgaACTCGCTCGACTTGACTAGTTTCAATTTTGTCACGAGTTGAGCTAATATTTCAACCCGGTTCATTAATGAGCCAGCTCGACACAAGGTCGAGCTAGCCCGTTAGCTCGAATGAACTAGCATTTATCATCAAAACAAAGCCTACACATGTATTGGATGAACTAATAAGTGAACTATGTTAATTTGGGGTTTAATTGATGTGATATATGAAGTTATAAGTATTATTACTCTTTTCTTGTGTTAAATTAGTATGAAATTAATTAGCAAGTGATTATATTATTGtgtatatatatacatgtatattaTCTTTTTGTGGCTCGTGGGCTAAACGAGTCGAGCAGAACTGATTATGTGGCTCGGTTGCTTAACGAGCCAAGCCAGTCTTAACGAGCTAGCTCGAGCTCGATCGAGCCGAGTTGGCTCGATATCCAACTCTAGTGTTGGTCGGATGCTCGGATGGAAAGTACTTTTCGTCGTCGGTCACCCCCCAACACTAGCAGTGTCGTTCTCCCGCATCCGGCCCCACACACGCTAGGGATACACCGTCTTCCACCCCATCAACTGAGGCAGTGTCACATTGATATTTGAATACTGCGGGGCAATAATTAGGGACACCCGAATTATCCCCTAACAAATGCACTCAGAGAAACAAGGACTAAACTCTCGAGGGGTGATAGCCGAGCCACTTATAAAAAACTGAGACGTCCCCCCGAGGGTCTCCCACCTCGAGTagggctccgcctcacccgaagtCGACGCCACTCACTCCGTCTCGCCTGAGGTCGCCTCAGCTCAGTCTGTCTCGCTCCAGCCAGCCTCAGGCAGATAGGACAAGGGCACCCAAAAACAGGCAGGggacatgcgcatttaatgcatgCGCTAAATCACATTGTGGCAGCAGAGCACAGTGCTGGACAAGACAGCGATCACGTCCAACGCAGCGGCAATGATTACGCCTACACAAACAGTGCGCGCATGGTGCCTGACGCCCTCCGATGGGACGCCTAATACGATAAGCTGAGCGGACGAGCCTTCGGGCACAacctctccgcctcgcccgacgtcATGCCCAGCCCTCGAGCGAGTTCTCCACCTCGCCCGGGCTCGACCTCGGTCGCAAACTACACTGTGAACCCCACAGGCAGCCACTCCACCCAACTGTAGCGCATGTTGAGGGACGACTCGGCTAACGCCTCGGGAAGACTTCTGCATCGACCAAGCAGGGGCTCTGATCTCGATGAGTGTTGTAGGGAATCTAGACGTCATCGCGCGCCAAGACGATGACGAACCCCTTAAGCAACCTTTGGCCCATACCCAGCGCTGTTACAACCACTACAGCATGGGTGGCCTCTCCCTCGGGGGCTCGGGCGTACGGACAACCTCTCGGTCTTGGCCTCAGCTCTCTACGGGAAGTCAGCAGACACGAATCTACTGCATAGTACGTCGCCACGTCAGACGCCATGCATCTCTTCTTCGAATACAAGATCCAGCTTCACTAAGGATGCTCCCCTTGGTGTATAAATAGGGCAGGGTCCCTCCACGGACGGGAGATCGACATCGACAACatcaacacacacacacacaacacaCATAGACGAACGCTCACCCTCTCACTCTATTTTAGATATTGacacttgcctcaatcatctcTAGGGACTTGGGGACTTCCTCTCTCCCGTTGTGCTTGTAAACCCCTACTATAGGCGCCAcggtgcgagtaatataagcctcattctctttgctggaagtagggccttgAGTATTTTGAACCAGGATAATCATTTGTGTCTCCTTGCACACCATCTAGAGTCGGCCACGCGACACATTTACTGGTTGGTTAAGGACCCGCGGTCCAAACATCGACAAATACAAATTTCACAAATACATAAAGACAAATTTATTAATCTTAATTAATCTATGATTAACAAATGTTTGGTGCATTGAGATGTGGTATCAAGGCCTCTAAATTTCGGAGGGCTTGGAATACATAACCTAAAATTGCAGGGATGTGCTCTGCAAGCTAGGTGGCTTTGGTTGCAAAAGAGTGATGCTAGCATGCCATGGAGGGGTCTGGACCTTCCGATACAACCACAGGTCAAAAAGTTTGTTTACATCTCGGTAGTTACAGCTGTGGGAAATGGTGCAAACACGTTGTTTTGGTCTGATCGCTGGTTAGAGGGGTTCTACGTTTATGAGGTCGCTCCACAAGTTTATCAGAAGGTGTATAAGAAACTCATATGCACTAGGAGAGTGGCTCAGGCCCTTGATAACAGCTCTTGGGTGAGGGATATCAAACCTCCCCTATCTTTGGTTGGGTTATAACAATACCTTCTACTGTGGGATATGGTTAATGAGGTGGTTCTAAAGGATGAGGAGGATATTCACTCTTGGAGGCATGAACTTCAAGTATCTATTTGGCTAAATCTTGTTATAAGACCCTCTTTAGAGGTTCTATTGCTTTTGAACCTTGGAAGAGATCGTGGAAGTCTTAGGCACACCCTCAAATGCAAGTTATTCTTATGGCTAGCGATTCGGGACAGAGTTTGGACTACTGATAGATTGCAAAAGAGGGGGCTTCCTCACACTGATGTTTGCCATTTATGTGACCAAGCCTAGGAAAGAGTGCAACAAATCTTAACCTCCTGCATTTTCACTCGACAATTTTGGTTCAGTATTCTCTCCCCCTGTGGTTTGGGGCATTTTGCTCCCTCCTCTTCTGCCTCTTCCTTTGAAGAATGGTGGCGAGACATGAGTTGTCATCAAGGATAAAAAGAAATGTCTTAACTGTGCTATCATTCTTGGAGCCTGGTGCCTTTGGTTGCAAAGAAACATGGCTGTTTTTAGGGGGAATCATCTTCTATTTCTAAGGCGCAATATTGTTTTCttgatgaattaagttgttgggtTATGGCTGGAGCAAAGCACCTTGGCAGCCTTGGTATTGTTGAAGCCCTTTGGATAGCTAGATCGAATTAGTTGTTTCTTCCTTTCTCCTTTTATGTCTTGTTTTaggttgtttttatttttctgtcCAACCTTGCTCTGCATGGCCTACTTGTAAATATCTTTGCTTTCTTCCTTTTAATATAATGATGTGCAGTACTCTTgagcgttcgagaaaaaaaaacaaatgtTTACTACAACATTACATACAACATTACATGAATAAATCATGGACTAATTAGGTGTAATAGATTCGTCTTTTATTTTAGTCCGCATGTGTGTAAGTTTtacaattagactatatttaatacttccAACTAGTATCAAATATTCGATGAGATGTGATAATGACTAAAGATGGGACCAAACAGCCCCTACTTGGAGATAATCTCATAACCAAATTGGATCTCAACTATATCCATCATATTGTGTAGAATAGGGATAACACTATTAAAAAAAATATAGCTGCATGAAGCTCAATGCGCATCACATGAGATCATTAAGATACAGGTGAGATTTACTCCCAGTCAAAAAGAATCAGTTTATTACCGTCAATTAGAACTAAATCTACTCACGAGTGAAGTATACTGAACATGGTACAGAGGGGTTCTGTAAGTTTCAGGAAAAAAGCTGTACGCCCTCTCATATCTTTCCCCATATATCAGAAAAGGTGAACCAAAATTTTTTGAAGGAACCTTCAAGTAAGCTTGCTAGCTATACCCGTAATGTATAGGACCTGCTCCATTCTCGTTCTAGCCATGTTTGATATCACAAGGCAATATACAGAGGATAAACTTTCCTATCCATGCCCGAGACTTGCCACGATCAAAACAATCAATTCTGGAAGCAGGCGTAGATAAGTATTGGCGAAGAAATGACACATTGCAGATGTCAAAGAATGAATCTCCCCCATTACTCGTCATCCTCAGAATCTGCATTGTAGCAAAATAAAATAAGTTGAACTGATGCAGATGCATTTGCCACTAGGGTTTCTAGTccactaagggctagtttggggacCTCTTTTTTCCAagagatttctatttttccaagggaaattagtttatttttccttAGGAAAATAAAAATCCCTTGAAAAAAATGGAGTTCCCAAACTAATCCTAAATGTTCACATATCTATGCTATTATGACATGAGGGCTCCTAAAATGTGTCACTACATTTTGACAGGAGAGAATCTGAAATAGAAATGCTGGGCCTGTCATAAGGATCCTCAACTTTTACCTAAATATAAATACTAATGATAAAACCAACGGCCACTTGTTTCAAGTAAGATGTGCCAAAAAAAACATCTATTATTCATGGCTCAATGCAAACTAACCATTTAGGTAATTCCACCAAAGAAAATTCTCTTACCAGATCGAACATCATCTGTAACCTGTCCTTTATTATTCAATTGTCTCATTATCATCAAACATATGAGTTTCCACCAGTACATATGGAATACAAGCAATGTGAGAAGCATTGTATTGAAGATATAGTACAAAGCTGTAGGGAATTCATCCAGCTTCCTCCAGAATGTGATGGAATGATAGCTGGCATTGCAATGGCAACAACAGTAAGTCAACTACAAGATACAGAAATGGAAAGTTATCACGAAGAGAAGCAGCAAACAAACCTAGAGGCTTTGATTATCCAAAACGGGAAGTAAATCAAACGCAATAGAAGCCAGGAGATAGCGAAGAGACCGAAAAACAAGCTAGCCCCCAACTCCTTTTCTGTGTACTTGCACAATTTGGCAGTCTCAAGAAACACATCACTTGTATCATGAAGAGCAAGAACGATGGTCCCAATTCGAAAAAATCTGAAAGAGAGCATAACTTTAGTTGCCTTAAAACGGCAATATCCTAGGCCTTCCAAACGTGTGTTCTACCCAAAAAAATGATGTGGAATAAAACTGGTAATACCATGCTAGCTAGGAACACAGATTATCAGACAAGTCATTGTACTCTTAAAGGACATAGTTACACTTAAAGGTAGAAATACCAAATTAAGAACCAGAACTAAAATATCAAGATCAATTGACGCCAATACTTACCTCCACATCTCATTGCCATTGAGAGTTTGCTTTTGTATTGCATGTATAATCTCAGATCCAACTGTTTATCAATACATTTTGAGGAATCAAACTAACATACTTTTCTCACTTCATCTAGAAAAATATTGACTACTCAAAAGATTTGAATAATTATCTAAATTCAGTATTGTTATGGttgctagatcggtgagggattggagacGGATATCGATGGGCAAGAACgtcggccgggggcctctgcccacggccgagcaagaggagggtttctcccttctaattcttgacTACTTTATTTcccatccattgattacataaataggtcaGCTGACCGGCTGGACGCCCCTGTCTAGCTAGAGATTCTTATCTCtttaaaactctcctaaaaactctcaacaaactactaattgataaccttcctagataatctcaactaatcttctaatcttatctctaattaTCCTTATTTAATCCCCTTTGGAGgacccatggctgctgctgccgcaACCCCTCCGTGGGCCTCCATAGGCCCTGACACTACACCCCCCCTGGACAAGCAGCTCGTCTCGAGCTACAACATCCAACAAACGATCTGTAATGACCTAACCTATCACCGAAAAATGaaccttttacatctcggctcaTCTTTTAATTATTCTAGATATACTGCAACTGCAAGCATCATCATGTGTCCCAAGGAAACGTTGCACAACGAAGAGGGGGGCGCGAGCTGGAACCACGGAGGTAAAGACACAACAGCCTTCAGAGGCGGGCCCGTGGAGGCCAACATTGGTGTTCCCTGCAGCAAGTGGATCCCGTGTAGTGCAGCCCTCATGGCCCCGTGGCCACCAGTGCGCAGAGGGTGGTGTAGCCAGAGCAGATGGTGGCGACGCTAGCAGACCCCCTTGTACGAAGGAGAGTAGTCGTGGTAGTTGCCCGGTCGCCACAAACGAGGCCCAGCGCCGGACGAAGCGTTGTAGAGGGGTGCCATGTCTTGCAGCCTCTTGTACGCGGAGGTGAACATCCACCATGTTGCTCAGCCACGCTGGTGTAACTACGGCTCCCCCGCAATGGAGCACCCCCAACATCTGCTTCACCTGCCGACACGATAGGAAACTGCATGTTGCAACCTACAGGTGGACGACCGCCGCCGTCTATCGCAGAGCAACCACCCTCTCCTGGACGTCGCTCTTGGGGTCAAGGGTAGCAGTGATGGCTGCCCCTGATGAAGGGGGCAGTGTCGGTGATGAGGGCACGACAAATGTGGCAACAGAAGTCGCCACTGCTGCGAGGGAACCAAAGTGCTGCTAGCACAAGATCTTGAAATGTGGCCACGTGACCTGACGCTCATCGCGTTCTAGCCACCAGAACCATGTATGTGCGTGGCCGGTGAGGTGATACGATGCCAGCCAGGCCTTGTTGGACTCCAAGGTGCGCTGGCTCCAGAAGAATTGCTCGCATCCGTTTAACCACCCAGAGGGTCACCGATGTCGTCGTAGATGGGGAAAGATGGGGTGCTGCGGTCGCCGACATGGTAGCAGCAGCGAGGGTCGGTGCCAGGGGCTAGTACACCGGTCCTGGTATGGTtgcccctggcatcgtcagccatGCAGCTGGTGATAAAGACGGCCCTAAGGGCACAACGCAACTGGTAGGCATCGCCTCCCACGAAGATGTAGGTGCCGGAGCGGGCGACAACGGCCAGGCCACTGGTGCTAGCGTGCTgctggagagcgccatgttgattGCGTTGAGCCTCGCAAACAGATCGTCGAAGTACGCCTGGTCGGGAACCCAAGGACCCATGAGAGGAGAGGCGCGGCCGCGGGCCGCTCGTACTGCATGACGTTGGTGTCGGGGTTCCAGTAGTAGAGGTAGCCGGTGATGCCATCGACGAGGCCGCGCCACGGCTTGGGCAGCGACGGGTCTTCCGACGCGTACCCCGGGACTGCGCGCCCGAACGAGCCACTACCGCTCGACATCGGGTCCGGTCAGGCCTAGGCAACCCGCGGTGGTGCCCACAACGTGATGCGGAGGTGGCGTCCCGGCGTCGCGGGGCAGACGCGTCCCGGCAGCACGGAGGTGACGCAACCTGCCGgcgtggaggtggaggcggcggcggcgaaccCAGAGCGACGAGGCCTCCGGCGTGGAAGTGTCCTGGCGGGGGGTGCTGCGTGCGAGGGATCGCGCTTCAGCGCTGGAGGGTCGGTTGTACGCGCGCTGGTTGAGGTGTGGCGGTGAGCGACGGCGTAGATGTGGCAGACGCGCGGCGGAGATGTGGTGGCGGCTGCGCGTTGCGGGCGAGCAGCGCAGAACAGACGCAGTGGAAGGGCGATGGGAAAAAATTTGGCTCCGAATTCTAGACGTTATGATAGTTAGATCAGTGAGGGATTGGAGAagggtatcgatgggcaggaacgtcggccgagggcctctgcccacggccgagtAAGAGGAAGGTTTCTCAGGCCCCCGGCCAAGTAAGAGGAGGGTTtttcccttctaattcttgcctactttatttctcatccattgatgaCATAAATAGGTCGGCTAGCCGGCTGGCCGCCCCTGTcaagctagagatccttatctcctaaaaattatcaacaaactactaactgataacctttcCCGATAGTCTCAACTCTTAGATAAtatcaactaatcttctaatcttatctataactatccttatctaatccccattggagggcccatggctgctgcCGCCGCAGCCCCTctgtgggcctccttaggccctgacaagTATAGCCTAGAATTCTTGTGTCACTTATGGACAAATTGATTACACTGTAGCCTCATAAATTCACAATTTAATTTGTTGACCCTAAATAGACAGCACCAGAATAAGAGAGGAAGTTGTGAAGTGCAAAACATCATTAAGTGCACAGAAAAAGTTTTACCCTGTCAGATATGAAACTCCAATAAGAGTAGATGTTATTACATGATGAGACATCATTACAGCAAAATCTTTTCTGCGGGTttcccaagcaacaagagcaccaATGCTGTAGATATAAAATCCACACTGGCACATATAGAAAAGCATCAACGAGGACCTGAGAGAAAGCAGAATATACATTAGAGGGCGCAAAAATTACCACTTAGCTCCAGAAGTCGAGAGAACATGTTAAATGGTAACCAAGTAATATGCATGGGGTTCTTTAACTTGTGGAAATAAGTACTGAAGAATGACAGCCCCCAATCTAAGCCATTCAATCAGCATGAGTTCAAATACAAGGATTTTGCGGGTGCTGCCATTGAATGGCACAGATCAAAAGTTTGTATAGCCCGTTTTTAGCAGAAGGCCACAAGATGTGCCCCTGCGACCCTGTCATTTGTAGAAAAACAATGGCAAACAGAAGTAAATTTGAAGCGGTTACATTTATGATTcatatggtttacaggtggtagCGATTCAGCTGTCAAGAATTCAAGATACATAAGCTGTGAAAACCACGCTGAAGAAAAGGAAGCAGAACAAGTAGCATGTTTACAGATTTTGTTTGTATTGTATGCACGCAGCATGCCCAATATCACCTCTGATGACTACATAAAGGGCACGACTAATATGCAAGCAGGTACTAGGTACAAGAACGCAAGTAGACATTTTGATCCGTTAGATCTAGATCCAACGGTATGTCCTATTTAGcacttaaacccttccaccaccACCTCACAATTGTATTTACCATTAGATACAGATCTAACGGGCTAAAAAATCTGCTTACACGCTTGCATCTAGTACCTGCTTGCATATTAGTCGTTGCCCTACATAAAAAATAGAAGAGTAAATAACAACAGTGCATGAATAGAGTTATACAAGTAAGCTACTCCATGTGGTGCAGTGTGAAATCCAAAATAGTTATCCAAATGGAAGAGTAAGAACACCCAGGCGGCGCAGTGTGAAATCCTAAACAGGTatgttgcatgaaaattttggcttttTTGGTACATTCAATTTTATCTTGATGACTTAACAAGAACAAAAATGTTGATAACAAGCAAACAATGGTTTCCACAGTAACCCACCAAACACTTAAATGCCCTTGAAAATTCCAACACGTATACTTCTAAGAATATTCGGAGGATAATTTTCCCTAATGATATAGTAAAGTGCTGCCTCTTTAACTTCAAAGAGACTAGACATGTCAAATAACCTACAATAACTATACAGAGAAACCTAGATACTGAAAGTAACGGAAAAATACTCATGCAGGACCAGCCAGTATATTTCAGTAATTTATTGAGGAAACAGTATGCACTCACACGATGGGTTGATTTGGCCAGCCATCAAAGTACTGCACCATATCCAACGACCATGGTTCTTGCTTTATTATCATGAGGACCCATGCTTGAACAGAAGCATAGTATGTAAGTTTCCAAATGGACTCCGAGAATTTGACAATCTTTGCTTGCCTGGCCTCATCACTCATCAACTTAGAAGCTTTAGTGTTGAAAAGGTAGACTGCCAATGGCTGGAAAAGCATAGAAAATGTTACGATGTATATTTAAACAGACATGTAATGTCAAAAGGTGTTGTTCATACTGAAATTTTAGAAACAGACCCGATGCCAAGATAATTAAGAGGTGCATATCGGCACAGCTATATGAGTATCACTGTCCTTAATCCTTATATAGAAAAAAAAACGTGTACATACAGCACCTAACCACCTTATTTTTACTCATCACCTCTATTGGGCACAAACCTTCAAGACAGAGAAGACATATAGCTGACTTGCAACAATTCAGGAGAAGGTAATGCAATTTGCAAGCCATGTCAGATGTAGATTCATTAGGTGCAAGATTCTATTGCAAACAATCCTTGCATACGGACAGAGTTATTGATCCATGCTCTACTGCGAGCATATACTACTGCTTAAACCGCACCCAGGACATGAGAACGAAAACGCAAGCTCTTATAAGCCAGCACCGTTGATTCTCATCAGAGTAGGAACCACCAGTAACGCGATTAACGACCGGTTTCCAGTTTGGAAACAGGCGGGAGGATTACGTCACACGCACTCGGATGATCCCCCGCCGGATGAGCGGGATCAACTGATCGGTAACGAAGATGCAACGAGCGGCGGAGACCACGACTCGCGACAGGGAGCATTGGGGCGCGGGAGCGAAACCGGGGGGCACCAGAGATCTCGCGGAACCCGGCGCG
It contains:
- the LOC100282886 gene encoding ASC1-like protein, translating into MMAVRGGEAVSVALLFSLVFFCARFLLDLLVYKPLAVYLFNTKASKLMSDEARQAKIVKFSESIWKLTYYASVQAWVLMIIKQEPWSLDMVQYFDGWPNQPIVSSLMLFYMCQCGFYIYSIGALVAWETRRKDFAVMMSHHVITSTLIGVSYLTGFFRIGTIVLALHDTSDVFLETAKLCKYTEKELGASLFFGLFAISWLLLRLIYFPFWIIKASSYHSITFWRKLDEFPTALYYIFNTMLLTLLVFHMYWWKLICLMIMRQLNNKGQVTDDVRSDSEDDE